GCTGCCAGTATTTTAaccaatttgtttttcttatttttcctttttatgcacACATGAAAGTTATTTATTATAATGTGTGTCCAAGTAAGTCTAAAAGATCTCTTTCAGTAAGTGTGCAATAGAATTCTGATGAATAGTTTGGCTGCATTATTTTGCCAGTAGTGCATAAAGCGGTGTATTTGTTCTATTATGAGGCTATCTTTGGTGTAACGAAGTGTATTTAAAGATAGATGATCATAGAAAATCTCTACCAAAGTAATGCAGACGGTTAAAATGTTCTAAATTtgtacttttctttccttctgcctaAAAGTGAAGTGTCCTTTTGGTTGTTTTAGTTTGGGCTGGGAATAATCGGAGAAAAGGTTTTTATCCAATGGTGTAAGTACTGCCTTGCAGGAGTAGGCATCTTCTTGAATAATCCATATCTTTAATGCTACAGAGTGAGAACACTAGTAAAATGTAGGTTTAGCAAAATGGACATAGGTATCTTGCTCTAGCCtattttcccttcctcttttcaGACTACTGTGAAATCCCCCGCAGTTCTAAACATACTTGCTGTTGCTGCACAGTGAGAGTGACTCTACAAGGTCTTTTTTGTGTCTACGGAGAGTATAACGTAGAAAATGTTATCTCAGGCCCAGTGGTACCATTAGAccctgtggtagcctagtggctaatgttcttgcctggcatgccccaggatcccatatgggcaccagttcatacacCAGTTGTTCcaccttccattcagctccccctgcttgtggcctgggagagcagtcaaaggccttgggatcctgtatccacatgggagacccagaaaaaactcctgggtcctgcttAGGACCAGCTCatttttggccattgtggccacctgaagagtgaatcgatttatttttattggaaaggcagatatacagagaagactagagacagaaataaagatcttccatccgatgattcacttcccaagtggcagcaatggccagagctgaaccgagccaaagccaggagccaggagccaggagccaggagtttcttccaggtctcccatgcgggtgcagggtcccaagtctttgggccatcctaaactgctttctcaggtcacaagcagagagatggatgggaagcaggggcgcagtgattaaaactggcgcctatatgggatcctggtgtatacaAGGCGAGGCctatagccgctaggctaccgtgccaggccccaaattaatgaatcttataaaaaaaaaaagttatctcttGCAAAGATGGAGGGCAGAAGCATTTGCTTTTCCATATCAGAGTTTTCAGTCATTTCTACACTGTGACCTATTCACTAGGGGAAAGTTTGCTTATTTGTTCAGTGTTACTTTTGTTGACAGAAACCTAGTCCCTTTTTCTTACTGATTTGTACAGCATAataactcgtgtgtgtgtgtgcgtgtgtgtgtgtgtgtgtatgtttgaaaGTTAGTTCATGCTCCATAACTTTGAAGTAAGAATCTAGGTACAAGGTTAGGACTGAGGGATGCTACTGATTGCTCCTAAGAGACACAATACTTCAGGTAAGTGGTACTGAAGTCCTTTACCACCTGATGGTAACCTTGGGTTGGTCCATAGGTatgtttcattttgcttctttatCCATTTTAATTGGCTTCCTAGAGCATCCTTGTCGAGGTAGAGTCTAACTGAGGTTATAGCAACCCTCTGGCCAACAGAAAGAGATTAATATTGTGGCTGGGGAACTTCCCAGGAAGCTTCAAAAGCACAGAAAGGCACACTTGCTGCCTTttccaaaatatgtaaaatatcatTCAGTTTTCTAAAAACATGAGAAAGTCAGAGCCTGCTTCCCCACAACCCTCTGCCTTGCCTGCCtcccttttacacacacacacacacacacacacacaggatcatatttccaattaaaaagagtTATATGGGGGGAGATCTGTATGTTATCCAGATAAGCCAAAACACTGAGGGCTTCAGAGAATTGGTAGAGATAAATGTAAAACCTGTCTACGGGAGGTATTTGAAATAGGCTTAAATGGGTTTTCAATGCTTACTTCTCTACTTTTCTCCTAAAGTGAATGCATTATTTTTGTGACATCAGCCCCAGGCAGGGAACACagcattaaaataaacataaagaaaatagtTTTCTGTCTAAagataagaaaaacattttcagtgaCCACCCAGGTGTAATAGAAAGAACACTGGAGTTGAGAGTCCAGACTTCTAATATAAACTTTCCTCATGGCACGGGATAAATTGTGTAtagccttttatttctttattgagaATAGCGTGGCTCAACGAAATCTTTATCTTCCACaatgtaatatttatttctataggAGGAAAAGGGGTCAACGGAAAGGATCCCATAGCTCCTAATTTGCTGTTTTAATGTTGTGCTGTTCATGTCGGGACATCACATAACCAGAAGGGCTCATCAGACCCTTCAGGCCACTTGTGTTTCTGTGACACATTGCAGAGAAGGACTGCATTGCTAACTTGAAAAAATAATTACTATTGCACTTGCAGTAGTTTTTGGTAACATTTTTGATTTTGTGGTTTTTGAGATACCACGAGCAGAGAGCCTTCAAAATTAAACTTACAAAGCTTGCTGAAagtgagaggagaaaggagaactTGAAGCCACAATTTTTCACTTGCATGAAACCCATCTAAGGCTTATATGCCTTGTGTTGGGGAAAACTGCATGTCTCTGGTTTACATTAAACCACATAGAGCACACCACTGACATTGATTTGTGTTTAGTGCAGCTGGAGTTGATCCTCAAGATGCAAAATTCGTTGACCCTGCAGAATGGCCTGGAATTACAATCAGATGGGCTCCACTGTATCCCTGTGAAAGAAAGCCCTAACCAGTGTGGtgtcttctttctgctttttccctACAGTTCCACCAGGTGAGAAGAGTGATGACCATCCTTTTCCTTACTATGGTTATTTCATACTTCGGTTGCATGAAGGCTGCCCCCATGAAAGAAGCCAACGTCCGAGGACAAGGCAGCTTGGTGTACCCGGGTGTGCGGACCCATGGGACTCTGGAGAGCATGAATGGGCCCAAAACAGGTTCAAGAGGTGTGACATCATTGGCTGACACTTTTGAACATGTGATTGAAGAGCTGCTGGATGAGGACCAGAAAGTTCGACCCAATGAAGAAAGCAATAAGGACGCGGACTTGTACTCTTCCAGGGTGATGCTTAGTAGTCAAGTGCCTTTGGAGcctcctcttctgtttctgctggaGGAATACAAAAATTATCTCGATGCTGCAAACATGTCCATGAGGGTCCGCCGCCACTCTGACCCTGCTCGTCGTGGGGAGCTGAGCGTGTGTGACAGTATTAGTGAGTGGGTGACAGCGGCAGACAAAAAGACTGCAGTGGACATGTCAGGTGGGACCGTCACAGTCCTTGAGAAGGTCCCTGTATCGAAAGGCCAACTGAAGCAGTACTTCTACGAGACCAAATGCAATCCCATGGGTTACACGAAAGAAGGCTGCAGAGGCATAGACAAAAGGCATTGGAACTCCCAGTGCCGAACTACCCAATCGTACGTGCGGGCCCTTACCATGGATAGCAAAAAGCGAATTGGCTGGCGATTCATAAGGATAGACACTTCTTGTGTATGTACATTGACCATTAAAAGGGGAAGATAGTGGATTTATGTTGTATAGATTATATTGAGACAAAATTatctatttgtatatatacataacagGGTAAATTATTCAGttaagaaaaagataattttatgaaCTGCATGTATAAATGAAGTTTATACAGTACCGTGGTTCTACAATCTATTTATTGGACATATCCATGACCA
The sequence above is a segment of the Ochotona princeps isolate mOchPri1 chromosome 4, mOchPri1.hap1, whole genome shotgun sequence genome. Coding sequences within it:
- the BDNF gene encoding brain-derived neurotrophic factor isoform X1 encodes the protein MFHQVRRVMTILFLTMVISYFGCMKAAPMKEANVRGQGSLVYPGVRTHGTLESMNGPKTGSRGVTSLADTFEHVIEELLDEDQKVRPNEESNKDADLYSSRVMLSSQVPLEPPLLFLLEEYKNYLDAANMSMRVRRHSDPARRGELSVCDSISEWVTAADKKTAVDMSGGTVTVLEKVPVSKGQLKQYFYETKCNPMGYTKEGCRGIDKRHWNSQCRTTQSYVRALTMDSKKRIGWRFIRIDTSCVCTLTIKRGR
- the BDNF gene encoding brain-derived neurotrophic factor isoform X2; the encoded protein is MTILFLTMVISYFGCMKAAPMKEANVRGQGSLVYPGVRTHGTLESMNGPKTGSRGVTSLADTFEHVIEELLDEDQKVRPNEESNKDADLYSSRVMLSSQVPLEPPLLFLLEEYKNYLDAANMSMRVRRHSDPARRGELSVCDSISEWVTAADKKTAVDMSGGTVTVLEKVPVSKGQLKQYFYETKCNPMGYTKEGCRGIDKRHWNSQCRTTQSYVRALTMDSKKRIGWRFIRIDTSCVCTLTIKRGR